In Gammaproteobacteria bacterium, one DNA window encodes the following:
- a CDS encoding dienelactone hydrolase family protein codes for MTTVKIPVDGIELGGELVVPSAAAGVVLFAHGSGSSRFSPRNTYVAKVLQQQGIGTLLFDLLTRDEDQDYARRFDIDLLTQRLLAATAWLQANPATKSLKTGYFGASTGAAAALQAAAEMQDAVAAVVSRGGRPDLAGENALGQVTTPVLLIVGGADYGVIELNEQAYVMLKCKKQLSLVPGATHLFEEPGTLEQAAQLAADWFLQYLRNSM; via the coding sequence ATGACAACAGTAAAAATTCCGGTTGACGGTATTGAGCTCGGCGGCGAATTGGTAGTGCCGTCAGCGGCAGCAGGTGTTGTATTGTTTGCACACGGCAGCGGCAGCAGCCGTTTCAGTCCGCGTAACACCTATGTCGCGAAAGTGCTGCAACAGCAAGGTATCGGCACATTGCTGTTCGATTTGCTGACGCGCGACGAAGATCAGGATTATGCCCGGCGCTTCGATATCGATCTGCTGACGCAACGCTTGCTCGCGGCAACGGCCTGGCTGCAGGCGAATCCCGCAACAAAATCACTAAAGACCGGCTATTTCGGCGCCAGCACCGGTGCCGCCGCAGCGCTGCAAGCGGCCGCTGAAATGCAAGATGCAGTAGCTGCCGTGGTATCGCGCGGCGGGCGTCCCGATCTGGCGGGAGAAAACGCGTTAGGCCAAGTGACTACCCCGGTGCTGCTGATCGTCGGCGGCGCGGATTACGGCGTGATCGAATTGAACGAACAAGCTTACGTCATGCTGAAATGTAAGAAGCAACTGAGTCTGGTGCCGGGCGCGACGCACCTGTTCGAAGAACCGGGTACCCTGGAACAGGCTGCGCAGCTTGCGGCTGACTGGTTTTTGCAGTATCTGCGTAACTCGATGTAG
- the umuD gene encoding translesion error-prone DNA polymerase V autoproteolytic subunit, with the protein MSNRGGKRENAGRPRGQGKFGEPTEVMRIPQSQTATVRSFLEALQRKKAEDNSENTVIEAEVDEFFTPAINEQPTLLPLFSTKVAAGFPSPADDHVEKQLDVSEFLIDHAASTFFVTIRGESMIDVGLLPGDKVVVDRSRTANIGDIVLAVVDQEFTIKILDYGANKMPRLLPANSSGTYRPIHIRPDTQFEIFGVVTGSFRRFK; encoded by the coding sequence ATGTCCAATCGAGGTGGAAAACGGGAAAATGCGGGTAGGCCGCGGGGTCAGGGTAAGTTTGGCGAACCCACGGAAGTCATGCGCATACCACAGAGTCAGACGGCCACAGTTAGGAGCTTTCTGGAAGCTTTGCAACGCAAAAAAGCAGAAGATAACAGCGAGAATACAGTGATTGAAGCTGAAGTGGATGAATTTTTCACCCCGGCGATCAACGAGCAACCCACGCTGCTGCCGCTTTTTTCTACCAAAGTCGCGGCCGGTTTTCCCAGTCCGGCGGATGATCATGTCGAAAAACAGCTTGATGTCAGCGAATTCCTGATCGATCACGCGGCATCGACGTTCTTCGTCACGATCCGGGGGGAATCCATGATCGATGTCGGCTTGCTGCCGGGCGATAAAGTGGTTGTGGATCGCTCTAGAACAGCGAATATCGGTGATATTGTCCTGGCCGTGGTGGATCAGGAATTTACTATCAAAATCCTCGACTATGGCGCAAACAAGATGCCGCGGCTGCTGCCCGCCAACTCTTCCGGCACTTACCGGCCCATTCACATCCGTCCGGATACGCAGTTTGAGATTTTTGGAGTCGTGACCGGTTCATTCCGCCGGTTCAAATGA